A region from the Lytechinus variegatus isolate NC3 chromosome 6, Lvar_3.0, whole genome shotgun sequence genome encodes:
- the LOC121417347 gene encoding uncharacterized protein LOC121417347 — protein sequence MAAEDIEKILKDLNARKALPFWDFIKGSEGGLDPQTLQAVGIDLIDIKYKMLKKGTKVYALVPLKAAAIRVYTMNIETLHTILAENPQNDENGVSRVSVFELTSDSVMAMQIREDIASKVCSLWIKSKDKDNAAEETEGKDYQKLLQCRDPSDKNFMDLCITRYYFPEFIHALVYTRQNSAYEVLVTGCFDEFIRQRRFVQDVVLPKSSLSKLTVDEDGYLRLGSSSDEPTHVAVDVAYAQVKDKKVSKEFSQSQQVPSYDDNFPTAEEYNDHKEDDHSLDYESIDIKPLPTESSTNVASPRPDQKPPPPPTAEPVYSTIDKSAKKPRDRQKSVDQPDTPGTPTGTKPPRPPPLETMPNSDGESPAPSQKPSRPSAPPRVLRGKSQSSLNSSHGSSGNVSLDGKDEALEPPPRTSMKVKGQKSDTMTRF from the coding sequence ATGGCAGCCGAAGACATTGAGAAAATCCTCAAGGATCTCAACGCCAGAAAGGCCTTGCCTTTTTGGGACTTCATCAAAGGATCCGAGGGAGGTTTGGATCCCCAGACACTACAGGCCGTTGGTATCGATCTTATCGATATAAAATACAAGATGCTTAAGAAAGGCACCAAGGTGTATGCCCTGGTGCCTTTGAAAGCAGCAGCGATCCGTGTTTATACCATGAACATTGAAACTCTACACACCATCCTGGCAGAGAACCCGCAGAATGATGAGAACGGTGTTTCGCGTGTCAGTGTCTTCGAGCTGACAAGCGATAGTGTGATGGCAATGCAGATCCGCGAAGACATTGCATCTAAAGTCTGCTCGCTGTGGATAAAGTCCAAGGACAAGGACAATGCTGCAGAAGAGACTGAGGGAAAGGACTATCAAAAACTACTGCAATGCAGGGACCCCAGTGATAAGAATTTCATGGACCTGTGCATCACAAGGTATTACTTTCCCGAGTTCATTCATGCACTTGTATACACGAGACAGAACAGCGCATATGAAGTCCTTGTGACTGGGTGTTTCGATGAATTTATTAGGCAGCGAAGGTTTGTTCAGGATGTAGTGCTTCCCAAAAGCTCCTTGAGCAAGCTCACTGTGGATGAGGATGGGTACCTTAGACTTGGTTCTTCTAGCGACGAACCAACCCATGTTGCGGTCGACGTTGCATACGCACAGGTCAAAGACAAGAAGGTATCTAAAGAATTCTCACAAAGTCAGCAGGTTCCGTCGTATGATGATAATTTCCCAACAGCTGAGGAGTATAACGATCACAAGGAGGATGATCACTCTCTCGATTACGAGTCCATCGACATCAAACCCTTGCCTACGGAATCGTCGACAAACGTGGCAAGCCCCCGCCCCGATCAGAAGCCGCCACCACCTCCTACCGCAGAACCAGTCTACAGCACCATTGACAAGTCCGCCAAGAAACCCAGAGACAGGCAAAAGAGTGTTGATCAACCCGACACCCCGGGGACACCGACTGGTACCAAGCCGCCACGCCCACCCCCGCTGGAAACCATGCCAAACAGCGACGGGGAGTCCCCCGCTCCGAGCCAAAAGCCATCCAGACCTTCAGCACCTCCCAGGGTCCTACGTGGCAAGTCGCAGTCATCGCTTAATTCAAGCCATGGAAGCTCAGGGAATGTATCCTTGGATGGCAAAGACGAGGCCTTGGAACCGCCTCCTCGAACGAgcatgaaggtcaaaggtcagaaATCTGATACGATGACGCGTTTTTAA